The following are encoded in a window of Salvelinus fontinalis isolate EN_2023a chromosome 40, ASM2944872v1, whole genome shotgun sequence genomic DNA:
- the LOC129839273 gene encoding uncharacterized protein LOC129839273: protein MEIPRFRFTPSQELVLRATPQAVKVAADGPPASGAQGPPVRAKKWEEVEAEARARVVSEGGDPGAEMVVLSQCTVQFGKYRGQTFKWMMENDVGYMVHLGFSLTSSLFISPPFLFLSPLLFLFLSRALLIFFLSFFPLSSFTLSLLFYSLTLSLSLLLSHSPLLLSHSLSPLTLSSFTLSSFTLSLSLLSRSPFSLPLLFYSLLFPSFSPFTLSLSSFTLSLSSFTLFPFSLVFSFYSLLFPSFSPFTPSLSSFTLSFFPRFLLLLSRSPLLHSRSPLLLSLLFPSFSPFFLSSFTLSLSSYSLTLLLLSRSPLLRSPFLLSPLLLLSFSLFYSLSPLLLSFLFPSFYSLLFFSLSLLFFSHSLSPLFLTLSLLFTLSLSRFPFSLVFSFLSLSLSLSSFTLTSFTLSLSLSSFTLSLSLSSFTLALLFYSLPYFSFCLYSLCLFFLSPQSVFFRSLFLFLWTQ, encoded by the exons ATGGAAATTCCTAGGTTCCGGTTCACACCCTCACAGGAGTTGGTCCTCAGGGCCACACCCCAGGCAGTTAAAGTGGCCGCTGACGGCCCCCCTGCCTCGGGTGCTCAGGGCCCTCCTGTGAGGGCTAAGAAGTGGGAGGAAGTGGAGGCAGAGGCTCGAGCCCGCGTCGTCTCCGAGGGAGGTGACCCCGGTGCAGAGATGGTCGTCCTGAGCCAGTGCACGGTTCAGTTCGGCAAGTACCGGGGCCAGACCTTCAAGTGGATGATGGAGAACGACGTGGGCTACATGGTGCACCTG GgtttctctctcacttcctctctctttatctctcctcccTTTTTGTTTCTCTCCCCccttctttttctctttctctctcgcgccCTTCtgattttctttctctcctttttccctctctcctcttttactctctctctcctcttttactctctcactctctctctctctcttttactctctcactctcctcttttactctctcactctctctctcctcttactctctcctcttttactctctcctcttttactctctcgctctccttactctctcgctctcctttctctctccctctcctcttttacTCTCTCCTTTTTCCCTCGTTTTCTCCTtttactctctcgctctcctcttttacactctcgctctcctcttttACTCTCTTTCCTTTTTCCCTCGTTTTCTCCTTTTACTCTCTCCTTTTCCCCTCGTTTTCTCcttttactccctctctctcctcttttactCTCTCCTTTTTCCCTCGTTTTCTCCTtttactctctcgctctcctcttttacactctcgctctcctcttttactctctctcctttttccctcgttttctcctttctttctctcctcttttactctctcgctctcctcttactctctcactctcctcttactctctcgctctcctcttttACGCTCTCCTTTTTTACTCTCTCCTCTTTtactcctttctttctctctcttttactctctctctcctcttttactCTCTTTCCTTTTTCCCTCGTTTtactctctcctctttttctctctctctctcctctttttctctcactctctctctcctctttttctcactctctctctcctttttactctctctctctctcgctttcctttTTCCCTTGttttctcctttctttctctctccctctctctctcctcttttactctcacctcttttactctctccctctctctctcctcttttactctctccctctctctctcctcttttactctcgctctcctcttttACTCTCTACCCTAtttttctttctgtctctattctctctgcctttttttcctctctccccagtctgttttctttcgctctctttttctctttctatgGACGCAATAG